A genomic window from Rhizobium sp. EC-SD404 includes:
- a CDS encoding Do family serine endopeptidase: MKSNKSFQPRLKSLLATSTIAGVAGVMLVTGVPATINAMADPVRIEAPTTAPSFADVVEAVSPAVVSVRVQGEAEEVAQNESFGFQFGPPGMENLPEDHPMRRFFDEFGGPNFGQPDRPDQPNRPRGPLPVSQGSGFFISDDGYLVTNNHVVEGGSSYSIILDDGTELSAELIGTDSRTDLAVLKVDDEREFTYVEFGDDQGARVGDWVVAVGNPFGLGGSVTAGIISARGREIGAGPYDDFLQIDAAVNRGNSGGPTFNLSGEVIGVNTAIFSPSGGNVGIAFAIPATLAQDVVQDLIESGSVSRGWIGVQIQPVSDDIAESLGLDEASGALVTAPQPDAPAAAAGIESGDVVTAVNGEAVENPGDLARRIAAIEPGTEVELSVWRNGASETVAVTLGTFPADEQQASVTEEPAPAPSSGGELTEFGMTVTPSDDGNGVVIAELDPDGSAAERGFQVGDVIVRVQDRDVASAEDITAAVAAAAEDGRGAALFQLRSDEQNRFVALPIDQG, from the coding sequence ATGAAATCGAACAAGTCCTTCCAGCCAAGGCTGAAAAGCCTTTTAGCCACGTCCACCATCGCGGGCGTTGCGGGTGTGATGCTCGTCACCGGCGTCCCGGCAACCATCAACGCAATGGCCGATCCGGTCCGGATCGAAGCCCCGACCACTGCACCAAGTTTCGCCGACGTGGTTGAAGCCGTCTCGCCGGCCGTCGTGTCGGTCCGCGTCCAGGGCGAGGCCGAAGAGGTCGCGCAGAACGAAAGTTTCGGCTTCCAGTTCGGACCTCCCGGCATGGAGAACCTGCCCGAAGATCATCCGATGCGCCGATTCTTCGATGAATTCGGCGGCCCGAATTTTGGCCAGCCAGATCGCCCCGACCAGCCGAACCGCCCTCGTGGTCCGCTGCCCGTTTCGCAGGGATCCGGCTTCTTCATCTCCGATGACGGTTATCTCGTCACCAACAATCACGTTGTAGAAGGTGGCTCTAGCTACAGCATCATCCTCGACGATGGCACCGAACTGTCGGCCGAATTGATCGGCACCGACAGCCGTACGGACCTGGCCGTCTTGAAAGTCGATGATGAGCGGGAATTCACCTATGTGGAATTCGGCGACGATCAGGGCGCAAGGGTCGGCGACTGGGTGGTTGCAGTGGGCAACCCGTTCGGGCTCGGTGGCTCGGTGACCGCCGGCATCATCTCGGCCCGCGGCCGTGAAATCGGTGCTGGCCCCTATGATGATTTCCTGCAGATCGACGCTGCCGTAAACCGCGGCAACTCGGGCGGCCCGACGTTCAATCTCTCCGGTGAAGTCATCGGCGTGAACACCGCGATCTTTTCGCCGTCCGGCGGCAATGTTGGCATTGCCTTCGCGATCCCGGCTACTTTGGCCCAGGACGTCGTTCAGGATCTGATCGAAAGCGGTAGCGTCAGCCGCGGCTGGATCGGCGTACAGATCCAGCCCGTCAGCGACGATATCGCTGAATCCCTCGGACTGGATGAAGCGTCCGGCGCTCTCGTCACCGCGCCTCAGCCCGATGCCCCGGCAGCCGCCGCCGGTATCGAATCCGGTGATGTCGTGACTGCCGTCAACGGCGAAGCTGTGGAGAACCCAGGTGACCTTGCCCGCCGCATCGCTGCTATCGAGCCGGGCACGGAAGTCGAACTGTCGGTTTGGCGCAACGGTGCGTCGGAAACGGTTGCAGTTACGCTCGGCACGTTCCCGGCGGACGAGCAGCAGGCATCCGTGACCGAAGAACCGGCTCCCGCTCCGTCCAGCGGTGGCGAACTCACCGAGTTCGGCATGACCGTTACCCCGTCGGATGATGGCAATGGCGTGGTCATTGCCGAGCTTGATCCCGATGGCTCTGCAGCCGAGCGCGGATTCCAGGTTGGCGATGTCATCGTTCGCGTCCAGGATCGGGACGTGGCGAGCGCGGAGGACATCACGGCAGCCGTGGCGGCCGCCGCTGAAGACGGACGGGGTGCAGCGCTTTTCCAGCTGCGCAGCGATGAGCAGAACCGCTTCGTGGCTCTGCCGATCGATCAGGGCTGA
- a CDS encoding response regulator transcription factor: MKEFMKILLIEDDREASTYLVKAFRESGIAADHAADGDTGFHMASENAYDVMVIDRMLPKRDGLSIVSELRRLGNDTPVLILSALGQVDDRVTGLRAGGDDYLPKPYAFSELHARVEVLARRKVGTRESETSYRVGDLELDRLSHEVRRGGRDITLQPREFRLLEYLMRHAGQVVTRTMLLEHVWDYHFDPQTNVIDVHISRLRSKIEKDFDQPLLRTVRGAGYMIKADG; the protein is encoded by the coding sequence ATGAAAGAATTCATGAAAATCCTGCTGATCGAAGACGACCGAGAGGCTTCGACCTATCTGGTCAAGGCGTTTCGCGAGTCGGGCATCGCGGCCGATCACGCCGCCGATGGCGACACGGGCTTTCATATGGCTAGCGAGAATGCATATGACGTCATGGTCATCGATCGCATGCTGCCGAAGCGCGATGGCCTCTCGATCGTCTCGGAGCTGCGCCGGCTGGGCAATGATACACCCGTCCTCATCTTGTCCGCGCTGGGGCAGGTCGATGATCGCGTAACCGGCCTGCGTGCAGGCGGCGACGATTATCTCCCCAAGCCATACGCATTCTCCGAACTCCACGCCCGCGTCGAGGTTCTTGCACGCCGCAAGGTCGGCACGCGCGAAAGCGAGACCAGTTACCGGGTCGGTGATCTCGAACTCGATCGCCTGTCGCACGAAGTCCGACGGGGCGGGCGCGATATCACGCTTCAGCCGCGCGAATTTCGGCTTTTGGAGTACCTCATGCGCCATGCCGGACAGGTGGTCACGCGCACCATGCTGCTGGAGCATGTCTGGGACTATCATTTCGATCCTCAGACGAACGTCATCGACGTGCACATTTCCCGTCTTAGATCCAAGATCGAGAAGGATTTCGACCAGCCATTGCTTCGCACGGTGCGCGGTGCCGGCTACATGATCAAGGCGGACGGCTAG
- a CDS encoding ATP-binding protein: protein MKRLRALFGTTAVRLSALYLGLFAICAVALVFYVTAISGNLLRAQTQEAIDADMRFLSRGYQSGGISRLVRIVERRSRQPGAGLYTITAPNGEIIAGNVASLQPGTLDREGWTALPFRYDRYTENDDAARQHTALAQIVFLPNGMRLLVGRDLGEPELFRNLVRRALVIALAIMGLGALAIWFFVGRRALQRIDRMDQASRKIIAGDLAQRLPVGSSGDEFDRLSESLNAMIGRIEKLNEGLRQVSDNIAHDLKTPLTRLRNRAEMALAAGDTVDEYRGAMEDVIGESDQLIRTFNALLMIARVEAGSAAAELQDIDLSEIVTDTVELYEPLAEDAGVTLTTAIAPTIFVQGNRELVGQALANLIDNAIKYTAGLPSARIDVRLERLAEGPTITVADNGHGIPADKRAAAVQRFVRLDDSRSRPGTGLGLSLVEAVMHLHRGRLELLDGLPHEEADEIRPGLAVRMLFDG, encoded by the coding sequence ATGAAGCGGCTGCGCGCCCTGTTCGGCACCACGGCCGTCCGCCTGTCGGCGCTTTATCTTGGCCTTTTCGCCATATGCGCCGTGGCTCTGGTCTTCTACGTCACCGCCATCTCCGGAAATCTCCTGCGCGCCCAGACCCAGGAAGCGATCGATGCGGATATGCGGTTCCTGTCGCGCGGCTACCAGTCCGGCGGCATTTCACGCCTCGTGCGCATCGTCGAGCGTCGTTCCCGCCAGCCGGGCGCAGGGCTTTACACGATCACCGCGCCGAACGGCGAAATCATCGCCGGCAACGTCGCTTCGCTCCAGCCCGGAACGCTGGATCGCGAAGGCTGGACGGCGCTTCCCTTCCGTTACGATCGCTATACCGAAAACGACGATGCCGCTCGCCAGCATACGGCACTGGCACAGATCGTGTTCCTGCCGAACGGCATGCGCCTGCTGGTCGGACGCGATCTCGGCGAGCCTGAGCTGTTCCGCAACCTTGTCCGGCGCGCGCTCGTCATCGCGCTGGCGATCATGGGCCTCGGCGCGCTGGCCATCTGGTTCTTCGTCGGACGCCGAGCTCTTCAGCGCATCGACCGCATGGACCAGGCGAGCCGCAAGATCATTGCCGGCGATCTCGCGCAACGTCTGCCGGTCGGCAGTTCGGGCGACGAATTCGACCGGCTTTCGGAATCGCTGAACGCGATGATCGGCCGTATCGAGAAGCTGAACGAAGGCCTGCGCCAGGTTTCCGACAATATCGCCCACGATCTGAAGACGCCGCTGACACGGTTGCGCAATCGTGCCGAAATGGCGCTCGCCGCCGGTGATACGGTCGATGAGTATCGCGGTGCGATGGAGGACGTGATCGGCGAATCCGACCAGCTTATCCGCACGTTCAACGCGCTTCTGATGATTGCCCGCGTCGAGGCGGGATCGGCTGCCGCCGAGCTTCAGGACATCGATCTGTCGGAAATCGTCACGGATACGGTGGAGCTCTATGAACCGCTTGCCGAGGATGCCGGTGTCACTCTGACCACGGCGATAGCACCGACAATTTTCGTCCAAGGCAACCGGGAACTGGTCGGACAGGCGCTGGCGAATCTCATCGACAATGCGATCAAATACACGGCCGGCCTCCCGTCTGCGCGGATCGACGTGCGGCTGGAACGTCTGGCTGAAGGCCCGACGATCACGGTGGCTGACAATGGACATGGTATCCCAGCCGACAAGCGCGCGGCTGCCGTTCAGCGCTTCGTCCGCCTTGACGACAGCCGCTCGCGTCCAGGCACCGGACTGGGGCTAAGCCTTGTGGAGGCAGTCATGCATCTTCACCGTGGCCGGCTTGAACTGCTGGACGGCCTCCCGCATGAAGAGGCCGATGAAATTCGGCCGGGACTCGCCGTCCGCATGCTGTTCGACGGCTGA
- a CDS encoding bifunctional [glutamine synthetase] adenylyltransferase/[glutamine synthetase]-adenylyl-L-tyrosine phosphorylase, with translation MNITAALSDLQTSSLRPLSKADEKSARSALKDFAAQAPDLGKALAKNGVLADFLAATFSLSPFLRDTAFADPAMLARAVTQPLGKNLDGLRHRARQAWKPADGAEGPVTEQALMASLRRLKREAALTLGLADLAGVASAAETTAWLSDVAEASLAAAIDFLLLGLDDAGKITLPDRAEPSNGSGLIVLGMGKLGARELNYSSDIDIVLFFEPDAGVMKDPGDGADLFSKMARRLIRIMQERTGDGYVFRTDLRLRPDPGSTPLAIPVEAALNYYEGRGQNWERAAFIKARPVAGDLEAGRQFCRELVPFVFRKYLDYAAIADIHSIKRQIHAHRGFGDIAVKGHNVKLGRGGIREIEFFVQTQQLIAGGRMPALRGRRTDEMLQALVQARWIDAETADTLTEAYWYLRDIEHRIQIVGDEQSHTLPETEAELKRIAYLAGHKDTKDFAADFTRRLKTVEHHYAELFEHESHLSGEAGNLVFTGEDDDPDTMATLTRLGFDKPSEIAKIIRTWHYGRYRATQSAEARERLTELTPELLTAFGRTRRADEALLRFDSFLSGLPSGIQLFSLLGKNPGLLSLIVTIMSSAPRLADIIARKPHVFDGMLDPALLAELPTRDYLKQRLDAFLHGDFAYEEILDRLRIVASEQRFLIGVRLLTGAITGARAGRALTDLADLILETTLQAVEEEVASVHGQVSGQRVALLGMGKLGSHEMTAGSDIDLLLIYDHDADADESDGRKPIDPPRYFARLTQRLIAALAAPTSEGVLYEVDLRLRPSGNKGPVATRINAFAKYQREEAWTWEHMALTRARTVAGDESLRADVDTIVAEIVAERPDRAKIAADVLEMRQLMDQEKPPKNSWDLKLIPGGLVDIEFMAQHLALVEAFPEGAERPTTTADVLTALGPKALDEDDLETVMTALSLETELSQMMRLCLDGDFDPDEAPAGLIDQLCRTAELPDLKTLEADLKRQAKRVRATMLAMLNADIGQAGAARSKS, from the coding sequence ATGAACATTACAGCCGCTCTCTCGGACCTTCAGACTTCATCGCTTCGGCCATTGTCCAAGGCCGATGAGAAATCCGCACGTTCGGCGCTGAAGGACTTTGCCGCACAAGCTCCCGATCTCGGCAAAGCGCTGGCGAAGAACGGCGTGCTTGCCGATTTCCTCGCCGCGACTTTTTCCCTCTCGCCGTTTCTACGCGATACGGCCTTTGCCGATCCGGCGATGTTGGCGCGTGCGGTCACCCAGCCGCTCGGCAAAAATCTCGATGGGCTGCGCCACCGCGCGCGCCAGGCATGGAAGCCTGCCGATGGCGCCGAAGGTCCTGTGACCGAACAAGCCTTGATGGCATCGCTGCGGCGTTTGAAGCGCGAAGCCGCGCTGACACTCGGACTGGCCGATCTCGCCGGTGTCGCGTCTGCGGCAGAAACCACCGCCTGGCTGAGTGATGTCGCAGAAGCGAGCCTTGCGGCGGCGATCGATTTCCTGCTGCTTGGTCTGGATGATGCCGGCAAGATCACGCTGCCCGATCGCGCCGAACCATCGAACGGCTCGGGCCTCATCGTTCTCGGCATGGGAAAGCTCGGCGCGCGCGAGCTGAACTACTCCTCCGATATCGACATCGTTCTGTTCTTCGAGCCGGATGCCGGGGTGATGAAGGATCCGGGCGATGGGGCCGATCTCTTTTCCAAGATGGCGCGGCGGCTGATCCGCATCATGCAGGAGCGCACCGGCGATGGATATGTGTTCCGCACCGATCTCCGGCTTCGTCCAGACCCGGGGTCGACGCCGCTCGCGATCCCAGTGGAAGCCGCGCTGAACTACTACGAGGGCAGGGGCCAGAACTGGGAACGCGCCGCCTTCATCAAGGCCCGGCCCGTTGCGGGCGATCTGGAGGCCGGTCGGCAGTTCTGCCGCGAGCTCGTGCCCTTCGTCTTCCGCAAATATCTAGACTATGCGGCGATCGCCGACATCCATTCCATCAAGCGCCAGATCCACGCCCATCGCGGCTTCGGCGATATCGCGGTCAAGGGGCACAACGTCAAGCTCGGCCGCGGCGGCATCCGCGAGATCGAGTTCTTCGTCCAGACGCAGCAACTGATCGCGGGTGGCCGCATGCCGGCCCTGCGTGGGCGGCGCACCGACGAGATGCTCCAGGCGCTGGTGCAGGCCCGGTGGATCGATGCCGAGACGGCCGATACGCTGACGGAGGCCTACTGGTACCTGCGCGATATCGAGCACCGCATCCAGATCGTCGGCGACGAGCAGAGCCACACGCTGCCCGAAACCGAAGCCGAGCTGAAGCGCATCGCCTATCTCGCCGGCCACAAGGACACGAAGGATTTCGCCGCCGACTTCACGCGACGTCTGAAAACTGTCGAGCACCACTATGCCGAACTCTTCGAGCATGAGAGCCATCTGTCGGGCGAAGCGGGCAATCTTGTCTTCACCGGCGAGGACGACGACCCCGATACGATGGCGACGCTGACGCGGCTTGGCTTCGACAAGCCGTCAGAAATCGCCAAGATCATTCGCACCTGGCATTACGGGCGCTATCGCGCGACCCAATCGGCCGAAGCGCGGGAACGGCTGACGGAATTGACGCCGGAGCTTCTGACCGCGTTCGGCCGCACGCGGCGCGCCGATGAGGCGTTGCTGCGCTTCGACAGCTTCCTCTCCGGCCTGCCATCGGGCATCCAGTTGTTCTCGCTGCTCGGCAAGAACCCAGGTCTGCTCTCGCTCATCGTCACCATCATGTCGTCCGCGCCACGCCTGGCCGACATCATCGCGCGCAAGCCGCATGTGTTCGACGGCATGCTCGATCCGGCGCTGCTCGCCGAACTGCCGACGCGCGACTATCTCAAGCAACGTCTCGATGCGTTTCTCCACGGCGACTTCGCCTATGAAGAAATCCTCGACCGGCTTCGGATCGTCGCCTCGGAACAGCGTTTCCTCATCGGCGTCCGGCTGCTGACCGGTGCGATCACCGGCGCACGTGCGGGGCGCGCACTGACCGATCTGGCCGACCTCATCCTGGAGACGACGCTCCAAGCCGTCGAAGAGGAAGTGGCCTCGGTGCACGGCCAGGTATCAGGCCAACGCGTCGCCCTGCTGGGCATGGGCAAGCTTGGCAGCCACGAAATGACGGCTGGCTCTGACATCGATCTGCTGCTCATCTACGACCATGACGCCGATGCCGACGAGTCGGATGGCAGGAAGCCCATCGATCCACCGCGCTATTTCGCACGGCTGACGCAACGGCTCATCGCTGCCTTGGCTGCGCCGACATCCGAGGGCGTGCTCTACGAAGTCGATCTTCGCCTGCGTCCCTCCGGCAACAAGGGGCCGGTCGCGACCCGGATCAACGCTTTCGCGAAATATCAGCGCGAGGAAGCCTGGACCTGGGAGCACATGGCGCTGACGCGTGCGCGCACGGTCGCGGGTGACGAAAGCCTGCGGGCGGATGTCGACACGATCGTGGCCGAGATCGTTGCCGAACGCCCCGACCGGGCAAAGATCGCCGCTGACGTGCTGGAGATGCGCCAGCTCATGGACCAGGAGAAGCCGCCCAAGAACAGCTGGGACCTCAAGCTCATCCCCGGCGGTCTAGTGGATATCGAGTTCATGGCGCAGCATCTGGCGCTGGTGGAGGCGTTTCCGGAAGGTGCCGAACGGCCGACGACAACCGCCGATGTGTTGACGGCGCTTGGACCCAAGGCACTGGACGAAGACGATCTGGAAACGGTGATGACTGCCCTGTCGCTCGAGACGGAGCTTTCACAGATGATGCGGCTTTGCCTCGACGGGGATTTCGACCCTGACGAGGCCCCGGCGGGACTCATCGACCAGCTCTGTCGTACGGCGGAATTGCCGGACCTCAAGACGCTGGAGGCGGACCTGAAGCGGCAAGCCAAACGGGTGCGCGCGACCATGCTGGCCATGTTGAACGCCGACATCGGACAGGCCGGCGCGGCGCGCAGCAAGTCTTGA
- a CDS encoding acid-shock protein, protein MTIARKATLATLIAALLATSSFAIAQQSDNADDQTMPAIEEPMDDEAGSMEGDDADMMEEDADAGPAMRGPGRRADRMLQRLDQDGSGDISVEEFGQRRLGWLTEADADGDGVISMEELTSAMDQRRQERREARLLSRFDIDGDGEITVEELERHQEKRFALMDRNDDGVLTAEEMPRRGEGMRGPHGRMGPGKGGHHGMMERHGR, encoded by the coding sequence ATGACTATCGCACGCAAGGCCACTTTGGCGACACTGATCGCGGCACTTCTTGCCACGTCGAGCTTCGCGATCGCTCAGCAATCCGACAACGCCGACGACCAGACGATGCCGGCGATCGAAGAGCCTATGGACGATGAGGCCGGCTCCATGGAAGGCGATGACGCGGACATGATGGAAGAAGACGCCGATGCTGGTCCAGCCATGCGCGGCCCTGGCCGCCGTGCAGATCGCATGCTGCAGCGGCTCGATCAGGACGGTTCGGGTGATATCAGCGTCGAGGAATTCGGCCAGCGTCGCTTGGGCTGGTTGACCGAAGCCGATGCCGATGGCGATGGCGTGATCTCCATGGAGGAACTGACGAGCGCCATGGACCAGCGCCGCCAGGAACGCCGCGAAGCCCGCTTGCTCTCCCGCTTCGACATCGATGGCGACGGCGAGATCACTGTTGAAGAACTGGAGCGCCACCAGGAAAAGCGCTTCGCCCTCATGGACCGCAACGATGACGGCGTGCTGACCGCGGAAGAAATGCCGCGCCGCGGCGAGGGCATGCGAGGCCCCCACGGCCGCATGGGCCCTGGCAAAGGCGGCCACCACGGCATGATGGAACGCCACGGACGGTAA
- a CDS encoding isochorismatase family cysteine hydrolase, with protein MHSALLIIDMQNDYIAGWTVGPRERLTSAIVSVIARARTQGIPIVWITTEFREDLSDAFLEMKTKNARLVIEGTKGAGIVAELEPYPTNLRITKKRYSAFHATGLDDLIEDLGATRLIMVGINTHACIRMSAIDAYQRDLDVILIEEAVGSYDADHAQSSLDYMRDKIATIVPLAAIDTVLT; from the coding sequence ATGCACAGCGCCTTACTCATCATCGACATGCAGAACGACTACATTGCCGGGTGGACGGTCGGCCCCAGAGAGCGACTGACCTCAGCGATTGTCTCGGTCATCGCCCGCGCCCGGACGCAAGGCATACCGATCGTTTGGATCACGACCGAATTCCGCGAAGATCTCTCTGACGCATTTCTTGAGATGAAGACCAAGAATGCGCGATTGGTGATCGAGGGCACGAAGGGTGCTGGCATTGTCGCTGAACTTGAGCCGTATCCAACCAACCTCCGCATCACAAAGAAGCGCTACAGCGCTTTCCATGCGACCGGCCTGGACGACCTCATTGAAGACCTCGGAGCGACCCGATTGATCATGGTGGGCATCAACACCCACGCCTGCATTCGGATGTCCGCGATCGACGCTTATCAACGTGACCTGGACGTTATCCTGATCGAAGAAGCGGTTGGATCCTACGATGCGGATCACGCGCAATCGTCACTGGACTATATGCGCGACAAGATTGCCACGATCGTCCCTCTGGCGGCTATCGACACCGTGCTGACCTAA
- a CDS encoding PAS domain-containing sensor histidine kinase, protein MAEAQPLGAADGLAMSTDKGGAKAWDGNLAGHAKLFARPTYAHLVKAEPYLKRSIPILIVVFLLVVGAARFVDLTGQREAAIDQGRDAVVMAVTAASAILSDADLSGGTARWDTEARLNRLLPADRLSEGQIMLVADATARVFAATANGSSLIGLSAHVLAPETSAMWRFGQRAGVGEIEHGDVSYLVSVSHLPSGEGSVLTLAPMTPIMEGWRRSVSLNVTLFTATSAVLLVILYAYFSQATRARDADDIYMESHLRVDTALSRGRCGLWDWDMARGRMYWSSSMYEMLGLPPRDCVLSFGDAMRLMHPDDSDLYSIARSIARGETKQVDQIFRMRHADGHYVWMRARAQVIDRSSTQTHLIGIAMDVTEQHKLVQKTAEADQRLFEAIESTSEAFVLWDKNDELVLCNSNYRTMYGLPDEVLRPGTPRAVVYAASTRPVVERRMADGGTIQQSQTSEVQLADGRWLQINERRTRDGGLVSVGTDITQLKRQQERLADSEKRLMATIGDLSNSRMKLQRQTVELSELNANYMAEKERAQAANQAKSAFLANMSHELRTPLNAIIGFSEILHTSMFGPLGSDKYVEYARDIHGSGTHLLNVINDILDMSKIEAGQMKLEREAIDLAPLVEEAMRLTAIPAEKKHLHVVQRIEPGLALPADRRAMKQILLNLLSNAVKFTDEGGRVAVTARKVSGAVILSIADSGIGIPKSSLGKIGQPFEQVQNQFSRTNGGSGLGLAISRSLTELHGGTMRIKSIEGVGTIVSIRIPNREQRRLSNVIAFANEQGRYEARVA, encoded by the coding sequence ATGGCGGAAGCGCAGCCTTTGGGCGCGGCCGATGGCCTTGCCATGTCCACCGACAAAGGTGGGGCGAAAGCGTGGGATGGAAATCTCGCCGGACACGCCAAGCTCTTTGCCAGGCCGACCTACGCGCATCTGGTCAAGGCTGAACCGTATCTCAAGCGCTCCATCCCGATCCTCATCGTCGTCTTCCTGCTCGTGGTGGGGGCTGCCCGCTTCGTCGATCTGACGGGCCAGCGCGAGGCCGCCATCGATCAGGGCCGCGATGCCGTCGTCATGGCCGTCACCGCAGCCAGCGCCATTCTTTCAGACGCAGATCTTTCGGGCGGTACCGCCCGTTGGGACACGGAAGCGCGCCTCAACCGGTTGCTGCCGGCAGACCGACTGAGCGAAGGCCAGATCATGCTCGTGGCGGATGCCACGGCACGCGTCTTCGCCGCAACCGCCAACGGGTCGTCGCTGATCGGCCTTTCCGCCCATGTACTCGCGCCCGAAACCTCGGCCATGTGGCGGTTCGGCCAGCGTGCAGGCGTCGGCGAGATCGAGCATGGCGACGTGTCCTACCTCGTCAGCGTGTCGCATCTGCCGTCGGGCGAAGGCTCGGTCCTGACGCTCGCGCCCATGACGCCGATCATGGAGGGCTGGCGCCGTTCCGTTTCGCTCAACGTCACGCTCTTCACGGCCACGTCGGCCGTGCTGCTCGTCATCCTCTACGCCTATTTCAGCCAGGCGACGCGGGCCCGCGATGCCGACGACATCTACATGGAATCGCATCTCAGGGTGGATACGGCGCTATCGCGCGGCCGTTGCGGTCTCTGGGATTGGGACATGGCACGCGGGCGCATGTACTGGTCCAGCTCGATGTACGAAATGCTCGGCCTGCCGCCACGCGACTGCGTGCTCTCCTTCGGCGATGCGATGCGCCTGATGCACCCCGACGATAGCGATCTTTACTCGATCGCCCGATCGATCGCGCGCGGCGAGACGAAGCAGGTCGACCAGATTTTCCGCATGCGCCATGCGGACGGCCACTATGTCTGGATGCGCGCCCGCGCGCAGGTGATCGACCGGTCCTCGACCCAGACGCACCTCATCGGCATAGCCATGGACGTGACCGAGCAGCACAAGCTCGTTCAGAAGACCGCGGAAGCCGACCAGCGGCTCTTCGAGGCGATCGAAAGCACGTCGGAAGCCTTCGTTCTGTGGGACAAGAACGACGAACTGGTCCTGTGCAATTCGAACTACCGGACCATGTACGGTCTTCCGGACGAAGTTCTGCGCCCAGGCACGCCACGGGCGGTGGTCTATGCCGCATCCACGCGCCCGGTTGTGGAACGCCGCATGGCCGATGGCGGCACGATCCAGCAGTCGCAGACGAGCGAAGTGCAGCTTGCCGACGGGCGCTGGCTTCAGATCAACGAACGCCGCACGCGCGACGGTGGCCTCGTCTCCGTCGGCACGGACATCACGCAGTTGAAGCGCCAGCAGGAGCGGCTTGCCGATTCCGAGAAGCGTCTGATGGCGACCATCGGCGACCTGTCAAATTCCCGGATGAAACTGCAGCGCCAGACGGTGGAGCTTTCCGAGCTTAATGCGAACTACATGGCCGAGAAGGAACGCGCCCAGGCCGCCAACCAGGCGAAATCGGCATTCCTCGCCAACATGTCGCATGAACTGCGCACGCCGCTTAACGCCATCATCGGCTTCTCGGAAATCCTGCACACGAGCATGTTCGGGCCGCTCGGCTCCGATAAATACGTGGAATATGCCCGCGACATCCACGGATCCGGCACGCATCTGCTCAACGTCATCAACGATATTCTCGACATGTCGAAGATCGAGGCCGGCCAGATGAAGCTGGAGCGCGAGGCGATCGACCTTGCGCCGCTGGTCGAGGAAGCCATGCGCCTCACGGCGATCCCGGCGGAGAAGAAGCACCTTCACGTGGTTCAGCGCATCGAGCCGGGGCTGGCGCTGCCGGCGGACCGCCGCGCGATGAAGCAGATCCTGCTCAACCTGCTGTCCAACGCCGTCAAGTTCACCGACGAAGGCGGCCGCGTGGCCGTCACCGCCCGCAAGGTGTCCGGCGCCGTCATCCTTTCGATCGCCGACAGCGGCATCGGCATTCCGAAATCGTCGCTCGGCAAGATCGGGCAGCCCTTCGAACAGGTGCAGAACCAGTTCTCGCGCACCAATGGCGGCTCCGGCCTGGGACTCGCCATTTCCAGGTCGCTGACCGAACTGCACGGGGGAACGATGCGCATCAAGTCGATAGAGGGCGTCGGCACAATCGTGTCGATCCGCATCCCGAACCGCGAACAGCGCCGCCTGTCAAACGTGATTGCGTTTGCCAATGAGCAAGGACGGTACGAAGCACGGGTGGCTTGA